One stretch of Nocardia mangyaensis DNA includes these proteins:
- the aroB gene encoding 3-dehydroquinate synthase, with protein sequence MTEPSTIQVRTADPYPVIIGRGLLGDLVESVTAGNAVRTVAIFHQPPLAETAEAVRKALADTGVDAHRIEIPDAEDGKDLAVAGFCWEVLGRIGLTRNDAVVSLGGGAATDLAGFVAATWMRGVRIVHVPTTLLAMVDAAVGGKTGINTEAGKNLVGSFHEPSAVLVDLVTLETVPRNEIVAGMAEIIKAGFIADPVILDLIERDPEAALDPTGEVLPELIRRAIQVKADVVAADLKESNLREILNYGHTLGHAVERRERYRWRHGAAVSVGLMFAAELGRLAGRLDDATADRHRSILESVGLPVSYDADALPQLMDAMQTDKKTRSGVLRFVILDGLAKPGRLEGPDPSLLAAAYSAIAREDKPGGGAILL encoded by the coding sequence GTGACAGAGCCGTCCACCATTCAGGTCCGCACCGCCGACCCGTACCCGGTGATCATCGGACGCGGGCTGCTCGGCGATCTCGTCGAGTCGGTCACCGCGGGCAACGCCGTGCGGACCGTGGCGATCTTCCATCAGCCGCCGCTGGCCGAGACCGCCGAGGCGGTGCGAAAGGCGTTGGCCGACACCGGTGTCGACGCGCATCGGATCGAGATCCCCGATGCCGAGGACGGCAAGGATCTGGCCGTGGCCGGGTTCTGCTGGGAGGTGCTCGGACGGATCGGGCTGACCCGCAACGACGCCGTGGTGAGCCTCGGCGGTGGCGCGGCCACCGATCTGGCCGGGTTCGTGGCCGCCACCTGGATGCGCGGAGTGCGCATCGTGCACGTGCCGACCACGCTGCTGGCGATGGTCGACGCGGCGGTCGGCGGCAAGACCGGCATCAACACCGAGGCGGGCAAGAACCTCGTCGGCAGCTTCCACGAGCCCAGCGCCGTGCTGGTCGATCTGGTGACACTGGAGACGGTGCCGCGCAACGAGATCGTCGCCGGCATGGCCGAGATCATCAAGGCGGGTTTCATCGCCGATCCGGTGATCCTGGATCTCATCGAGCGCGACCCCGAGGCCGCGCTCGACCCCACCGGTGAGGTGCTGCCCGAACTGATCCGGCGCGCCATCCAGGTCAAGGCCGACGTGGTCGCCGCCGATCTCAAGGAATCCAACCTCCGCGAGATCCTGAATTACGGGCACACCCTCGGGCATGCCGTCGAGCGGCGCGAGCGCTACCGCTGGCGCCATGGCGCCGCGGTCTCGGTCGGCCTGATGTTCGCCGCCGAGCTGGGCCGCCTGGCCGGGCGGCTCGACGATGCCACCGCCGACCGGCACCGCAGCATCCTGGAAAGCGTCGGCCTGCCGGTCAGCTACGACGCCGACGCGCTGCCGCAGCTGATGGACGCCATGCAGACCGACAAGAAGACCCGTTCCGGCGTGCTGCGATTCGTCATCCTCGACGGCCTCGCCAAGCCGGGTCGGCTCGAGGGCCCTGACCCGAGCCTGCTGGCGGCCGCCTATTCGGCGATCGCTCGTGAGGACAAGCCGGGCGGCGGCGCGATCCTGCTCTGA
- the nusB gene encoding transcription antitermination factor NusB yields MADSSAEKKGSFKKLGARHKARRRAVDLLFEAEARDVDVSDLLSDRAELATRDQSVAPVHAYTNTLVEGVADDLDRVDGTIESYLQDWTLQRLPAVDRAILRIAVWELFHANDVPPVVAVDEAVELAKELSTDDSPSFVNGVLGQVVQVAPQVRAAAAATRAPRPEPES; encoded by the coding sequence GTGGCTGATTCCTCGGCGGAGAAGAAGGGCTCGTTCAAGAAGCTGGGCGCGCGCCACAAGGCGCGTCGCCGGGCTGTCGACCTGCTGTTCGAGGCGGAGGCGCGCGACGTCGACGTCTCGGACCTGCTCTCGGATCGGGCCGAGCTCGCCACTCGCGACCAGAGCGTGGCGCCCGTGCACGCCTACACCAACACCCTGGTCGAGGGTGTCGCCGACGACCTGGACCGGGTCGACGGCACCATCGAGTCCTACCTGCAGGACTGGACCCTGCAGCGACTGCCCGCCGTCGACCGGGCGATCTTGCGGATCGCGGTGTGGGAGTTGTTCCACGCCAACGATGTTCCGCCGGTCGTCGCAGTCGACGAGGCGGTGGAGCTGGCCAAGGAGCTGTCCACCGACGACTCGCCGTCGTTCGTGAACGGCGTGCTCGGCCAGGTCGTGCAGGTGGCGCCGCAGGTCCGTGCCGCCGCCGCGGCCACCCGGGCCCCGCGTCCGGAACCGGAGTCCTGA
- a CDS encoding DUF1772 domain-containing protein, producing MTRHWLTLGIPAVYAWIAAVAFSAIAVETIIIYPNVFHDVPASLGEASAFFEVTGPADFFRPLGAATIVAAVASTVLVWRVRAARWWIVGSLLTLIFGEFLFSALYFWPRNEMMFTEGAAVHSSEVLRRAATEFETGHRGRLAMSAVTAGAAFVGFLRVYRDRLVRA from the coding sequence ATGACACGACATTGGCTCACGCTCGGGATCCCCGCGGTGTACGCGTGGATCGCGGCGGTGGCGTTCAGCGCCATCGCCGTGGAAACGATCATCATCTACCCCAACGTCTTTCACGATGTTCCCGCGTCGCTGGGCGAGGCGTCGGCCTTCTTCGAGGTGACCGGGCCTGCCGACTTCTTCCGTCCGCTGGGCGCGGCGACCATCGTCGCGGCGGTGGCGAGCACGGTGCTGGTGTGGCGGGTGCGGGCGGCACGCTGGTGGATCGTCGGGAGCCTGCTGACCCTGATCTTCGGGGAGTTCCTGTTCTCCGCCCTGTACTTCTGGCCGCGCAACGAAATGATGTTCACCGAGGGCGCCGCGGTGCACTCGAGCGAGGTACTGCGGCGCGCCGCGACCGAGTTCGAGACCGGTCACCGGGGCAGGCTGGCGATGAGCGCCGTCACCGCCGGTGCCGCGTTCGTCGGATTCCTGCGGGTGTATCGCGATCGGTTGGTGCGCGCATGA
- a CDS encoding aminopeptidase P family protein — MCADYPGPDHAARRGVLRSLLVENGVDALLVTDLVNIRYLTGFTGSNAILLVHSWDMRGAEDRTVIGTDGRYSAQVADQVPDLRAEISRATARRIIELAGEWQLGRVGFESHVVTVAEHKSFQELRTGLQLVPVPGLVEQLRMVKDRYEVEQLRAACAAADAALATLLERGQLRPGRSERQVARDLEWAMFEHGAEAISFETIVATGQNSAIPHHRPTGAVLATGDFVKLDFGAVVDGYHSDMTRTLLLGEPADWQREIYELVARSQQAGRDALKPGAGTAEVDAAARVVIENAGYGPQFVHGLGHGVGLRIHEAPGVAKTSTGTLLAGVAVTVEPGVYLPGRGGVRIEDTLVVREGGPELLTHTSKDLTVVV, encoded by the coding sequence ATGTGTGCTGATTACCCGGGTCCCGACCACGCCGCGCGCCGTGGTGTCCTCCGGAGCCTGCTGGTGGAGAACGGCGTCGACGCGTTGCTGGTGACCGATCTGGTCAACATCCGCTACCTGACCGGCTTCACCGGCTCCAATGCCATCCTGCTGGTGCACTCGTGGGACATGCGCGGCGCCGAGGACCGTACCGTCATCGGCACCGACGGGCGCTATTCGGCCCAGGTCGCCGACCAGGTGCCCGATCTGCGGGCCGAGATTTCCCGCGCCACCGCCCGCCGCATCATCGAGTTGGCCGGTGAGTGGCAGCTGGGCCGGGTCGGCTTCGAGAGCCACGTGGTGACCGTCGCCGAGCACAAGTCGTTCCAGGAGCTGCGCACCGGGCTGCAACTGGTTCCCGTCCCCGGGCTGGTCGAACAGCTGCGCATGGTCAAGGACCGCTACGAGGTCGAGCAGCTGCGTGCGGCCTGCGCGGCCGCCGACGCCGCTCTGGCGACGCTGCTCGAGCGCGGCCAACTGCGGCCGGGCCGCTCCGAACGTCAGGTCGCCCGCGACCTCGAGTGGGCGATGTTCGAACACGGCGCCGAGGCGATCTCGTTCGAGACCATCGTCGCCACGGGCCAGAACTCCGCGATCCCGCATCACCGCCCGACCGGTGCCGTGCTGGCGACCGGCGATTTCGTGAAGCTCGACTTCGGCGCGGTCGTCGACGGCTACCACTCCGACATGACCCGCACCCTGCTGCTCGGCGAGCCCGCCGACTGGCAGCGCGAGATCTACGAACTGGTCGCCCGCTCGCAACAGGCGGGCCGGGACGCGCTGAAACCGGGCGCGGGGACCGCCGAGGTGGACGCCGCCGCGCGGGTGGTCATCGAGAACGCGGGATACGGTCCGCAGTTCGTGCACGGGCTCGGACACGGGGTCGGACTGCGGATCCACGAAGCGCCCGGAGTCGCGAAAACGAGTACCGGTACACTTCTTGCTGGCGTGGCGGTGACCGTCGAACCTGGTGTGTATCTTCCCGGCCGCGGCGGGGTCCGGATCGAGGACACGCTCGTGGTCCGCGAAGGGGGCCCGGAACTGCTCACCCACACCAGCAAGGACCTGACCGTCGTCGTGTGA
- the efp gene encoding elongation factor P — MADTSDFKNGLVLKIDGQLQQIVEFQHVKPGKGPAFVRTKLKNVVSGKVVDKTFNAGVKVETATVDRRDMTYLYHDGTDYIFMDGDTYDQISIAEATIGDGARFLLENMGVQVAVHEDAPLFVELPVTIELLVQHTDIGLQGDRSTGGTKPATLETGAEVQVPLFINTGDKLKIDSRDGSYLGRVNA, encoded by the coding sequence GTGGCGGACACCAGCGACTTCAAGAACGGCCTTGTGCTGAAGATCGACGGTCAGCTCCAGCAGATCGTCGAATTCCAGCACGTGAAGCCGGGCAAAGGCCCCGCGTTCGTGCGGACCAAGCTGAAGAACGTCGTGTCCGGCAAGGTTGTCGACAAGACCTTCAACGCCGGCGTCAAGGTCGAGACCGCGACCGTCGACCGTCGCGACATGACCTACCTGTACCACGACGGCACCGACTACATCTTCATGGACGGTGACACCTACGACCAGATCTCCATCGCGGAGGCCACCATCGGCGACGGTGCGCGCTTCCTGCTGGAGAACATGGGCGTGCAGGTCGCCGTGCACGAGGACGCGCCGCTGTTCGTCGAACTTCCCGTCACCATCGAGCTGCTCGTGCAGCACACCGACATCGGCCTGCAGGGCGACCGCTCCACCGGCGGCACCAAGCCGGCCACCCTGGAGACCGGCGCCGAGGTGCAGGTCCCGCTGTTCATCAACACCGGTGACAAGCTGAAGATCGACTCGCGCGACGGCAGCTACCTCGGCCGGGTCAACGCCTGA
- a CDS encoding YciI family protein, producing the protein MANKYLVMVMRAPNFDQSVVEPHRAFLQELLAKGQLQESGRFTDGTGGAYVVLAESLDAATAVAHSDPLHTTGASELTIYEWEITVSA; encoded by the coding sequence GTGGCGAACAAGTACCTCGTCATGGTGATGCGCGCCCCGAACTTCGACCAGTCCGTCGTCGAGCCACATCGCGCGTTCCTGCAGGAACTCCTCGCCAAGGGGCAGTTGCAGGAGAGCGGCCGATTCACCGACGGTACCGGCGGCGCCTATGTGGTGCTGGCCGAAAGCCTCGATGCCGCAACGGCTGTCGCGCACTCCGACCCGCTGCACACCACTGGCGCCTCGGAACTCACGATCTACGAATGGGAGATCACCGTCTCGGCGTGA
- a CDS encoding A24 family peptidase → MTTAAFCLLIAWCLLLGVIDIQARRLPNALTGVGAAAVFLYALGTAQLGTAVIGAALLTMPYLVAHLLAPAALGAGDVKLAVGLGAAAALAGPPAWTWAAIAAPLLTAAAAIVLLGGLRLRAALGRTVSRVRPSRRVVPHGPAMCLATVTAMALA, encoded by the coding sequence ATGACCACTGCCGCGTTCTGCCTGCTCATCGCCTGGTGCTTGCTGCTGGGCGTCATCGACATCCAGGCCCGTCGCCTGCCCAATGCCCTGACCGGGGTCGGTGCTGCCGCCGTCTTCCTCTATGCCCTGGGCACAGCGCAGTTGGGTACGGCGGTGATCGGCGCCGCCCTGTTGACCATGCCCTATCTGGTCGCCCACCTGCTCGCCCCCGCCGCGCTCGGTGCCGGTGATGTGAAGCTGGCCGTCGGGCTGGGCGCGGCCGCCGCACTGGCCGGGCCGCCGGCCTGGACGTGGGCCGCGATCGCCGCGCCGCTGCTCACCGCGGCGGCCGCGATCGTGCTGCTCGGCGGGCTCCGCCTGCGCGCGGCACTGGGCCGGACCGTGAGCCGGGTGCGACCGTCTCGACGCGTCGTTCCCCACGGGCCCGCCATGTGTCTGGCCACGGTGACCGCGATGGCGCTGGCATGA
- the aroC gene encoding chorismate synthase, which produces MLRWITAGESHGPALVALLEGMVAGVEVTSDDVSAQLARRRLGYGRGARMKFEADKVTLVGGVRHGRTMGGPVAIEIANSEWPKWTEVMSADPVDEAALAGMARNAPLTRPRPGHADYSGMLKYGFDDARPVLERASARETAARVAAGTVARNFLRQAFGVEVISHVISIGTAANTTGVTPGGDDLDAIDASPVRAFDAEAEAAMIAEIEAAKKDGDTLGGVVEVIVDGLPIGLGSFTSGEQRLDSRLAAALMGIQAIKGVEVGDGFETARRRGSLAHDEMRPGPDGVLRSTNRAGGLEGGMTNGEALRVRAAMKPISTVPRALSTVDMSSGEEAVAIHQRSDVCAVPAAAVVAESMVALVVAQAALEKFGGDSLAETVDNITSYVKRIGSRPHVPADSRTP; this is translated from the coding sequence GTGTTGCGCTGGATAACCGCCGGAGAATCCCATGGTCCCGCTCTCGTCGCCCTCCTGGAAGGGATGGTCGCCGGAGTCGAGGTGACATCGGACGATGTCTCCGCACAGCTCGCGCGCCGTCGGCTCGGTTACGGGCGCGGCGCCCGGATGAAGTTCGAGGCCGACAAGGTCACCCTGGTCGGCGGGGTTCGCCACGGCCGCACCATGGGTGGTCCGGTCGCCATCGAGATCGCCAACTCCGAGTGGCCCAAGTGGACCGAGGTGATGTCGGCCGACCCGGTCGACGAGGCCGCACTGGCCGGCATGGCGCGCAACGCGCCGCTGACCCGTCCGCGCCCCGGCCACGCCGACTACTCGGGCATGCTCAAGTACGGCTTCGACGACGCCCGCCCCGTGCTGGAGCGGGCCAGTGCCCGCGAGACCGCGGCGCGCGTCGCCGCCGGTACCGTCGCCCGGAATTTCCTTCGCCAGGCCTTCGGTGTCGAGGTGATCTCGCACGTGATCTCGATCGGCACCGCGGCCAACACCACCGGTGTCACGCCGGGTGGGGACGATCTCGATGCCATCGATGCCAGCCCGGTCCGCGCGTTCGACGCCGAGGCAGAGGCGGCGATGATCGCCGAGATCGAGGCGGCCAAGAAGGACGGCGACACCCTCGGCGGCGTCGTCGAGGTGATCGTGGACGGCCTGCCCATCGGGCTCGGCTCGTTCACCAGCGGCGAGCAGCGGCTCGATTCGCGCCTGGCCGCCGCCCTCATGGGAATCCAGGCCATCAAGGGTGTCGAGGTGGGCGACGGATTCGAGACCGCGCGCCGCCGCGGCAGCCTCGCCCACGACGAGATGCGCCCCGGCCCCGACGGCGTGCTGCGCTCGACCAACCGCGCGGGCGGCCTCGAAGGTGGCATGACCAACGGTGAGGCGTTGCGCGTGCGCGCGGCGATGAAGCCGATCTCGACCGTGCCGCGCGCACTGTCGACTGTCGACATGTCCAGCGGCGAGGAAGCCGTCGCCATCCACCAGCGCTCCGATGTGTGCGCCGTGCCCGCGGCCGCCGTGGTCGCGGAGTCGATGGTGGCGCTCGTGGTGGCCCAGGCCGCCCTGGAGAAGTTCGGTGGCGATTCGCTGGCCGAGACCGTCGACAACATCACCAGTTACGTCAAGCGGATCGGCAGCCGCCCGCACGTGCCCGCGGACAGCCGTACGCCGTGA